The Fusobacterium massiliense DNA window TAAAATTCTAGTTACTTCTTCTAATTTATCTCTATTTTCCGTTAAAATTCTAACTGCCATTTGATATCTTTCATTGATAATACTTCTAATCTCATCATCAATTTCTTTTCCTGTTTGCTCTGAATAATATTTACTTTGGAACATGTCTCCTGGTTGAGTCCCATCAAGTAAAACAGGTCCAAATTTTTCACTCATTCCTAATTTTGTAACCATTTGTTGAACCATTCCAGTTGCAACTTGTATATCATTACTTGCTCCAGAAGTTATATTTTCTTTTCCAAAAATTATTTCTTCTGCAGCTCTTCCACCAAAATATATTGCTATTTCATCCATAAAATACTTTTTAGAATATACTAATTTTTGTTCTGCAGGAAGAGATAATGTGTATCCTCCAGCTTGACCTCTAGGTATCATAGTTATTTTATGAACTTTATCTTCTCCACCAACAACAAAGTTTACAATGGCATGCCCAGACTCATGATAAGCAACTATTTTTTTATCAGTATCAGATACAACCTTTGATCTTTTTTCAGGTCCCATTTGAACTTTTTCAGAAGCTTCTTCTAAATCTGCCATATTTATTTCAGTTCTACCAGATCTTGCTGCTAAAATTGCACCCTCATTTAAAATATTAGCTAAGTCTGCCCCAGCCATTCCAGCAGTTTTTTTAGCAATTATCTTGAAGTCTACATCAGAAGCAAACTTTTTATTTTTTGCATGCACTTTTAATATTTCTTCTCTACCTTTTACATCAGGCATATCAACAATAACTTGTCTATCAAATCTACCCGGTCTTTTCAAAGCTTTATCCAATACATCAGCTCTGTTTGTTGCTGCTAAAACAATTATAGTTTCTTCAGTACCAAATCCATCCATTTCAACGAGAAGTTGGTTAAGAGTTTGTTCTCTTTCATCATTTCCTCCACCTTGTCCTGTTCCTCTTTTTCTACCAACAGCATCTATTTCATCTATAAATACTATACAAGGTGCATTTTTCCTTGCTTTTGCAAATAAATCTCTTACTCTTGAAGCTCCAACTCCAACAAACATTTCAACAAATTCAGATCCTGACATACTAAAAAATGGAACTTTAGCTTCTCCAGCAACAGCTTTTGCAAGTAATGTTTTACCAGTTCCTGGTTCTCCTAATAATAGAACTCCTTTAGGTATTTTAGCCCCTATTTTTCTAAATTTTTCTGGTTCTTTTAAAAAATCAACGACTTCTTTTAATTCTTGTTTTGCTTCATCAATACCAGCAACATCTGAGAAAGTTACATCTGAAACATTTTCTCCATTTTCTTTTGCTTTTGATTTTCCCATATTGAATATTTGTGGACCACCACTACCTTTATTTATTCTTCCCATCATAAAGAAAAGTATAAATATCATAAGTAACATTGGTGACCACGATATTAATAATGAGACTAAAAATGGCATTTGAGCTGCTTCAGATGATTCAATTATAACTTTATTATTATTTATAACATTCATAAGACTTTCATCTTGACCAAGTCTTGTAGTTATAAGTCTTGCTTTATAACTATCATCTAGAGTTTTATCTGCATTTTCTTTAGTATATCCATAGATATATCCTTCTTTTTCTTCGACTCTCTTAATCTCTTTCTTTTCTATATTTTCAATAAAAGCAGTATAAGTTATATCATTAGTTTTTCCTTTTCTATTTTCTTTCATTATAGTTGGAATATAAAAGAATAAACTAACAATAAATATAAGCATCAATAAACCTTTGAAGTTAAACTTAAATCTAAAAGATTTCCCAATAGTTTTTTTCCCATCATTATTTTTATTATCTTTTTTTGAAGAAAAATTTGAATTTTTTAAAAATTCTTTTATTTTTTTATCTTCTTCTTTTTCTTCTTTATTTTCATCTTTTTTATCTAAATTTTCTTCTTTATTTGTTTGAGCTTCTGCATCATGGCTATCATTTAATTTTTCTTCAGTATTAACTTCTTTTTGCTCATGAAGATTTTCATTATTATCTTTCTGAATATCTTCATCTTTTAATTGATCATCTTTCAAATTTGTACCTCCTCAACAGTAATTAAAATATTAATAAGTTTTTGTTTAAAACAATCACTTTCTCTAACTTTTCCTTTTAATAATCCGTATATCCAAAATACTTCGTCATCAATTAAAAAAATAGGTATAAAATCTCTTTTCTCTTTTTCTATCTTTTTATTAATAAATACTTCTTTTATTTTTTTTGAATGAGTTCCTAGAAAAATTTTATCTCCATCTTTTCTAAATCTTATCTTTACTTTTCCACTATTAAAAGTTTCTTCAGCAATAACAAGTAAATATTTATCTTTGGATTTTATATCAGAATCTTTTAAATTTTGAACAATATCTATATTTATTTTAAATTTATTAAAGAAAATGAAGTTTTTATTTTTTGATGATATTTCTATTTCATTATCATTAGTTAGACTTATTTTTTTTTCTTTTAGTTGTTTTTGTTGAAAGTATATTTTATCGTAAGTTTTTATAAGTTCATATTCATTATCTAAATCTATTTTTTTACTTCCATTTTTTGTTATTAAATCAAGTATGTTATTAATTTTTTCTCTATTTATTTGTATATTTTTTTTATTTAAAATATAAGCAAATAGATTTTTTAATTGATTTTCTGATAATTTTTTAAGTTCTTCTAGTTTTAAAGAATTATTATTTTTTATAAACTTACTATAATCTAAAAGATTATTTTTATTATTCTCCCTAATTTCATTGATAATAGAAAACACCTTATCTTTAAATTTATTATTATACCTTTCTTCAATAAAAGGTATTAAATCTAGTCTTATACTATTTCTTGTAAATTCATTTTCAAAGTTTGTTTTATCTATTCTATATTGAATTTGATTTTTATTCAAGTAGTCTAATATATCTTTTTTATAAATCTCTGAAATAGGTCTAACTATATTTTCTCGTTTAGGATTTATTCCTTCTAAACCCTGTAAAGTTGTTCCTCTTATTAATTTAAATAAAAAAGTTTCAATTTGATCGTCTTTATTATGAGCTGTAGCTATTTTATTTGCCCCTGTTTCTTCTAAGACTTCTGAGAAAAGTTTATATCTTTCTTCTCTGCCAACTTCTTCCAAAGTTTTTCCTTTTTCTTTTGCCAAACTTTTTATATCTATTTTTTTATGAAAAATTCTTAAATTATATTTTTTAGCATATTCCACACAAAAAGTTTCATCATCATCTGCATCTTTCCCTCTTAACATATGATTAATATGTACCAGTAAAAAATTAAATTTAATTTTTGCTTGCATTAATTTTAATATTTCCGAAAGAAAAACAGAGTCTGGTCCTCCAGAAAAACCAACAACAACAGTATCACTATTTTCTATTAGACTATATTTTTCATTAATTTCTAATACTTTTTTTAACAATTCCATAATTCCTCTTCAATATACTATTCTTATCTAATTAGGAAATCACTAAATAATAATAAATTATTTAGTTTTTTGGAAATCCAAATGTTCCTTATATGTTTTACTAAAAAAGTGTGCTCCTCCACCTTTTGTAACAAAAAACAAGTAATCTGTTTTTGCTGGTTTATATGCAGCTTCAACTGAACTTACAGTTGGATTAGATATAGGAGCTGGAGGTAAGCCTTTATTTTTATATGTGTTATATGGAGAGACTATTTCTAAATCTTTATAATAGATTCTCTTCTTTTCATAATTATACAAAAAATTTACTGTTGAATCTGCTGATAATGTCATATTTTTCTCTATTCTATTGTAGAAAACAGATGCCATAAGAGGTTTTTCACTATCAAGTGCAGCTTCTCTTTCTAAAATTGATGCCATTATCAGTTTTTTATAAAAATCTTCTTTATCTGGATATTTATCTTCTGGAAATTTCTTTAAAAATTCATTTAAAAACAATTCTAAAGTAGATTTTTCATCATATTTTTCAGGTATAAAATAAGTTTCTGGATAAAAATAACCCTCATAGTTCTTATTTGGTGTTAGATAAGGAAATTCTATTTCATTTAAAGCACTTAAATATTTTTCTCTTTCCCCTATCCCGTTTGCAACTAATTTATCAATAACATTTTTTACTGTATACCCTTCAATGATAGTAAACTTATATCCCTTGGATTTCCCACTTTCTAAAATAGAAATCAAGTCTTTTATATTATAATCTCCATTTATTTCATAATATCCTGCTTTTATATTTTTTCCACCATTATTTAATTTAAGATAAATCTTAAAAAATACACTCTTTGCTATTGGTAAAGTTTCTAAAGATTTTCTCAAAGGTTTAGAACTATCTATTTCAAGAATAAAATTATCATACTTAGTCTTTTTTTCTATTTGATAATAACTAAATCCTAAAACCACAATAATAACCGTTAAAAAAAATATAATTTTTTTCATTTTTACCTCATTTCAATTACTTTCTATTTTTTGCTTTTTCTATTAATGGTTTTTTCCCTTTTCTATTTTCTGCAAAAGCTTCAACAATTATTTCAGCTTCTTTAAATGGAACTGATATAAAAGAAAAACTTTCGTACACTTCAGCATTTTTTATATATGCTGACTTAACTTTAGATTTTTTTATTACAAAATCTACTAATTTCTTAGGTGTCATTCCATCATTTCTACCCATAGCAATAAATAATCTTGTTTTCCCTGTATCATCCATTTTAACTGGAGATATTTCAGAATAATTACTTTCATCTAAAACATCACTAAAAGTTAATTTTAAAAGAGCAGCTACTACATTTTCAGTTTCTTCCATTTTTAATAAATCTTTAGCCATTTTTTTAAATTTCTCATAGTCATTATCTATTAAAATTTGAGCAACATCATCTCTAATTTTAAACTTTTTGGCTTGAATTATATCCTTTATTTCAGGTAAACTTTCTTTTCTTATTTCTTTTTTTACAGCCTTTTGAATTTGAAGTAATCTTCTATATTCTTGAGGAGTTATAAAAGTTATTGCTGTTCCTTCTTTCCCAGCTCTACCAGTTCTTCCTATTCTGTGAACATAGCTTTCAACTTCTTGAGGTATAGCATAGTTTATAACATGACTTAAATCATTAATATCTATACCTCTTGCAGCTACATCAGTTGCAACTAATATATTTATTTTTTTAGATTTAAATCTTTTTAATGTTACTTCTCTATAATTTTGCCCAATATCACCATGTAGACCCTCAGCATCGTATCCTCTGTCATTTAATCTTCCTACAATTTCATTAACATCTGTTTTTGTTCTACAAAAAATTATTCCATAAAAATCAGTTGTCAAATCAATTATTCTACACAAAGCCTCAAATTTATCTCTTTCATTAACTTCAAAATATATTTGTTCTGTTAAATCTGTTGTAAGTTCTCTACTCTTTACAGATAAAATTTCGTATTCTTTCATATGCTCTTTTGCAATTTTCATAATTTCTGGTGGCATAGTAGCTGAGAAAAATAATACTTTTTTATCATCGTTTGTAAATGTTAATATTTTTTCAATATCTTCGATAAATCCCATATTCAACATTTCATCTGCTTCATCTAAAATAAAGTATTTTAATTCTTTTATTTTTAATAGTTTTCTTTCAATTAAATCTATAACTCTTCCTGGAGTCCCAACAACAACATCTACTCCATTTTTTATAAGTTTTCTTTGAATATCTATTGATTGTCCCCCATAAACAGGAATTACTTTCATTTTTTTACTAGCACTCAAACTATTCATTTCTTCAGCAACCTGTAGAGCTAACTCTCTTGTTGGTGTTAAAACTATAGCTTGAATATGATCCTCATGTTCAAATTTTTCTATTATTGGTAATGAAAAAGCTGCCGTTTTCCCTGTTCCTGTTTGAGCTTGTCCTATTATATCTTTATCACTATTCAATAAAGCAGGTATTGTTAATTTTTGTATAGGTGTAGGAGACTCGTATCCTTTCTTTGATAACATTTTTAATACTTTCTCACTAAGCCCTAATTCTCTAAATTCTTTTAATTTTTCTAATTTTTCTAATTGTTCCATTATTCACTTCCTTCTTATTAATTCTTTTATTATATCATACTTTTATAAAATCCTTTAATTTTTATTGTAATATTTTTCTGAATATGTAATAATGTAATAAAGATATGGAGGGATTAAATTGAATAAAAAAATTTCTGTGTTATTAATTACGATTTTGGTATCAACAAATTTGTTTTCAAATTCTACTGAAGTAACAAAAAAAGATTTAAAAATTATTGATAAAATATATTATTTAAAATCAACTAATGAAATTTTTTCAGGAAAAGTAACTGAAGGTAGAGATAGATTTTATTATCTAGATGGCAAACCTGAAGGAAAATGGTTGGAGTTTTATAAAAATGGAAATCTGAAATCAATTATTAATTGGAAAAATGGGAAACTAACTGGAAAATATATTGTTTATGATAAAAATGGTAAAAAATCTACTGAGGCTATTTATAAAGATGGTAAAGAAAATGGAAAATATTTTTTATATTACTCTAACGGCAATATAAGAACAAAAGGAGAATATGAAAATGGAAAACCTATCGGAGTTTGGGAATACTTTGATAAGGATGGAAAATTAACTGGAAAGGCTGAAACTAAATAATCCGGTTAACTATAAGGTAGGAGATGATAATATGAATAAAAAAAGCTATTTTGGAGACTTAACATTATTACTTGCAGCTTTTATTTGGGGAACTGCCTTTGTTGCTCAAATTGCAGGAATGGACAGAATTGGTCCTTTCACTTTTAACACGTCTCGTTCGGTCATTGCAATTCTATGTTTAGGACTTTATTTATGGATTAGTAAAATTAAATTTCCTGAAAATAAAGTTGAACTATTAAAGGCTGGAGTGATTTGTGGATTTTTAATTTTTGTTGGAACTTCTTTACAACAAATAGGTTTACAATACACAACTGCTGGTAAAACTGGTTTTATAACATCTTTTTATATTTTAATAATTCCTTTTTTAGGAATATTTTTAAAGCATAAGATTGATTTATCTATATGGATTAGTGTAATTATAGGATTCATCGGACTATATCTATTAGCTGTTCCTAGTTTAACTGATTTTTCTGTAAATAAAGGAGATTTTATTGTTTTCTTGGGTTCATTTTGTTGGGCTGGACATATTTTAGTAATAGACCATTATTCTAAAAAGTTCAATCCTATCTGTCTGTCATTTTTACAATTTGTTGTTTTAACAATATTATCAGCTATTTGTTCATTTGCTTTTGAAAATGAAACCCTTACTTTATATAATATAGCTGCCTCTTGGAAAGCTATTGCATATGCTGGTTTTATGTCTTCAGGAATAGCTTACACTCTTCAAATGATAGGTCAAAAATATACCAACCCTGTAGTAGCTTCTCTAATCTTAAGTTTAGAAGCTGTATTTGCTGCATTATCTGGATATCTAATTTTAGATGAAGTGATGACTAATAGAGAATTTTTAGGTTGTGTCATAGTATTTATTTCAATCATTTTTTCTCAAATACCTAAAGATATTTTTAAGAAAAAATATGTTAATTTAAAATAACTATATTTAAAAATAGTCTCCGACATCCGTATTACTCTGGAGAGCATTTCTGTGAGCTCGAAAGAGTCATACGGATGTTAGGAGACTTTTTTATTGTATAGGAAAGTATAACAAATAAATAGAGAAAATTAGTCTCCGACGTCCGTATTAGTTCGAAGAGCCTGTGTTCATTGAGCTCGTAGAACTCATACGGCTGTTAGGGGAGACTTTATTTATTTTATAAATTAAATTCAATATATTTCAATTCTATATCATAATCTTTTAATTCTGGGAACTTCTTTAACAGAACATCTCTATAAGTAATTAATTGTGTTTCATTTATTCTTCCTGTTTTATAATCTACTATATAGACTTTACCCTTTTCATTTTCTCTAGGTTCTCTTATCATCAGTCTATCTATTCTATACTCTTTTTGATTTTCTAAGTCATAAACTTCATATTCAGAATAAATATAATCCCAATCTTTAGAAAATATTTTTGTATCCGTTTTTAAATATTTATTTATATTTTCTTTTGAAAAAATTATATTCATTTTTTCTTCTCCAAAATATGATAAATATTCTTTATAGCACAAAGCCTTTGAATACTCTATTTCACTTTCTTCAGCATATTTAATATTTTCAAAAAATGAGTGTATTAAAAGACCAATCATTCTTTTTTCTTCTGTTTCTAATAGAAATTTACTCCTATTTATTTCAATTCTCTTTTCTTCTATTTTAACTTTTTCTTTAAATATATTAACCATATTTTCCAAATCTAAAATCTCATTTTTTTCTTCAACAGCTTTTAGAGAAGAAAGATTTTTTACATAAGTTTCTGAAAATTTCCCAATAAGCTCTTTTGTTTCTATTGAAGTTTCAATCTTTTCTTTAGCATTTTTTCTCTCGATTTTTATTGTAGCATCAATAATTATCATATTATTTTTTGCCCTTGTCAGAGCAACATAAAGATTATTTATTTCTTCTTCCTCATACTTCTTATTATATCTTTCTACAACATTAGGAAAACATTTTTCAACTATTTTTCTATACTTTGGCTTATAAAAAAGAGAAAAGTCTATGTCATCATATTTTGAGTTCATTTCAAATAAAAATCCTTCATTTTTTGAAAAACCATTTTTCTGACTTCCATTTATATTTATAAAAAATACTGTCTTATATTGTAACCCTTTTGATTTATGTATTGTTATAAGCTCAATTCCTTGCTTTTCTTTTTCTTCAGAAAGTGAAATTTTATTATTTTTATAATCATTTAATAAATCAATTAGTGAATTATATTTTGAACTTAACAAATAAAATTCAGAAATATTTTTTATTTCTTTTTCCTTATTAAAATAGTCTGTTATTTTAAATTTTTCTATTATTTCATAAATCAAATCTTGAATACTTAAACTTTTATAATTTTTCTTAAAATATTTAATTTTATCTAAATATTCTATTATTTTTTTATTTATTGAATTTTGAATAATTTTATTTTCATCTTCTAAAAGTATGTAAGAAATCAAAGGATTCTTATTTGTAAGTAATTTTTTTAGCTCATTAGTTCCTATTTCACTAATCTCACTCGACAAAAAATTATAAAGAGATAATTCTGTTCCACAAACTAAATAATTTATAAGTTCACAACATTCATAAATTCCCTTATATTCATCTAAATTATTACTTCCACTTCTAATATAAGGTATTTTTTCATCTTCTAAGACACTTGCTATTTCTTTTAGAGTTTCATTTTTTCTAGAAATTATTGCTACATCTTCATAAGAATTATATTTTTTTATTTCATCTATTAAAGTTTTATAGATTATTTTTTCATCGGAACCGTTACATATTATCTCAATTTTTTTTACAAATCCTTCTTTTTTTGAATTTGCTGTTATTGGTTCAAATTTCCAATCATTTTCTACTTTTTTCTTCATAAAATAATTGTTTGTATAATCAACAATATTCTTATCACTTCTATATGAAATATTTAACGATTCTGGTTCTGTTCCTAAAATATTCCCTAAATTTTCAAAAAGTCTTTTTTCTCCATCTCTCCAACCATAAATACTTTGTTTATCATCTCCAACACATATAGCCCTATTAGCTTTTTTTATAATTTCATAAAGCATTTTCCATTGTAGTACACTAGTATCTTGAAATTCATCTATAAAAACTGTATCAATTTTCATATCAAGTGCTTCATAAAATTCATCCTTTAAGCCATCATTATCAATAAAAGAATTAGTTTCATCAAATAAAGTCATATATGTGTATGTTGAGATATCATTAAAAGTAAATTTTCTATCTCTCATTTTATGATAGTCGTATATTTTATAGATATTTTTGCATAAATCTATAATTCTTTCTTCATATGGAATAACTAATTTATCAAATAATTCTTTTGCTATTCCTTCTTCTAATTTTTCTTTTAATTCTGCCATATACAATTTTTCTTGTTCTTTTCCTTTAAAGCAATATCTACCGTCATATAAATTTGCACTACCTACAATTTTTTCAAGATTTTCTATTTTAAGCAGATAATCTTCTATCTCATCATCTGATAAAGACAAAGCTCCTATTAAAGAACTACTTACAAACTTTTCTTCATACAATTTTCCCGTATTTTTCTCATCTTTTATGTAGTTTATAGCTTCATGAAATATTTTTACAATATCTGTATTGTCATTAAACTTTTCTTTAACAATATAGTTAGCATTTCTATCTAAAGAAAATAAATACTTCCATCTTTCTGATATTAATTTTTTCATAATACTTAGAAAATTATCTATATTTTTTTCAGCATTATCTTTAAAAAACTCTTTATATTCTGAAAATACTTTTTTATTTGCAAATACCTCTTCAAGAACTAATTTATAGTATTTTTCATTTTCTTCTTCATCAATCATAGAATATTGTTTTATTTTCAATATATTAGTAGCTAAATTTTTAAAGATAACATTTATAAAGGCATCGATAGTGTATATTCTTAGTTTTTCTTTATTTTTTAAAATTTCATTGTAAATTAAAGATAATTTTTTTAAAATAGCTTTATTTATTAAAAGTTTCTTAGATTTATCTAAATTTTCTAAATTTTTAATTAAACTTAAATATTCTTCCTTTTTTTTCTCATCTATTGTCATATTTGAATTTAATTCTTCTTGAACAGTTTTATTGCTATCTTTTATATAATCGTATATTTCTACAAACTTTGAAACTTTAGAAAGTACCTCTATTTTAATTTCAGAAGTGGCTTTTTTTGTAAATGTCATAACTAATATATTTTTATAGTCAGTTCCCATACAAAGTGAATAAATGTATTCTAATGATAATCTATAAGTTTTCCCTGTTCCTGCACTTGCTTTTACAACTAAATATTCTTTATTTTTCATTATTATCACCTATTTTTTCTAAAGGAATTAAATTTTTATAATTATAATATTCTTTAAAATCATAAGCATTTTTCTTCAATGCTTTTTTCTTTGGAAGTGTATAATATTCTCCTCTTATAAATTCTGTTAGTTTTTCTTTAAACTTATCAGCCTTTTCTTTTATACTTTCTTGAATATACTTAGAAAAGTCAAAATCCTTTGTTTCATCTGATTTTGTTTTATTTTTATCTTTATTTTTTGGTTGCTCATCTATCCAAAAATTATAAGAAGCACTATAGACTGGTAAAGTTTCACTTTCATAGAACATAATAGCATAATATTCAAGTTGTTTTTCGTTAACTCCTCCAGTTTTGAAGTCTATAATATACTTTGCTCTGTCAGTTTCAATTATTAAATCTGCTCTTCCAGTTAAGATAATATCTATTCCATCAACATCATAAAAAACTTTTTCTTCATTTTTCTTTAAAGATTTTTCAGTTTCTACTCTAATGATTTTTTTATCTTTTAATTCTTCGTATAAACATTTAAAAAACTTTTCTATATTTTTTGATAATCTTTCTAAAATGATATCGTATACATAAGCATTTAAAAATCTTTCTATTTTTAATTCTTCTTTTTTGATATTTCTTTTTATGTATGGTTTTATATCCTCATCTTTTATTAATAACCTTTCTCTATCATTTAAAATATCTTTCCATTTATCTTTAAAAATTTCTTCCATAGATTTATGAACTAAAATTCCTAATATTCTTGCAGATATACCATTTTCCAATTCTGCTTCATTTGAACTTTTAACACCACAGATTTTATCTAAAAAGAAAAAAGTTTCATTCTCTTCAAGTTCAATATAATCATAGGCTCCTATATATAGTTTATTATTCACAAAATCTGTTTTTTCTTTCTTGTATGGACTATACTTTATTATATTTTTCTCAATATTTTCCCTTTTATTTTTTAAATAAATTGATTTAAAAAATTTATTTAAATTTATTTTTTCCTGTTCTACATAACTATATTTATTGATAAGTTCATATATAAAAGGAGAGTAATCAATATTTTCATCTTCATTTTTTAAAGAATAAATATTCATTTCTTCTAAGTTTAATATATTTTGGAAAAACCGATATTTTTGTATTAAAATTTCTTCCTCTCTTGTTATGATAGACAATTTCTTTTTTTGACTTTCTGTAAATAAATTGATATTAGCTTTGACTTTAGGTAAAGTTTTATTATCAGCATAAATTATAGATGGAACAGAGTCAAATTTATCATTTGACAGCATTTTCAATGTATATAAATCTTTTAAAAATGGTTTATCTTCTTTTTTTTCTTCATTTGAGTATAGAGTAATATTATTCAAAGCATTAAA harbors:
- a CDS encoding UvrD-helicase domain-containing protein — protein: MKNKEYLVVKASAGTGKTYRLSLEYIYSLCMGTDYKNILVMTFTKKATSEIKIEVLSKVSKFVEIYDYIKDSNKTVQEELNSNMTIDEKKKEEYLSLIKNLENLDKSKKLLINKAILKKLSLIYNEILKNKEKLRIYTIDAFINVIFKNLATNILKIKQYSMIDEEENEKYYKLVLEEVFANKKVFSEYKEFFKDNAEKNIDNFLSIMKKLISERWKYLFSLDRNANYIVKEKFNDNTDIVKIFHEAINYIKDEKNTGKLYEEKFVSSSLIGALSLSDDEIEDYLLKIENLEKIVGSANLYDGRYCFKGKEQEKLYMAELKEKLEEGIAKELFDKLVIPYEERIIDLCKNIYKIYDYHKMRDRKFTFNDISTYTYMTLFDETNSFIDNDGLKDEFYEALDMKIDTVFIDEFQDTSVLQWKMLYEIIKKANRAICVGDDKQSIYGWRDGEKRLFENLGNILGTEPESLNISYRSDKNIVDYTNNYFMKKKVENDWKFEPITANSKKEGFVKKIEIICNGSDEKIIYKTLIDEIKKYNSYEDVAIISRKNETLKEIASVLEDEKIPYIRSGSNNLDEYKGIYECCELINYLVCGTELSLYNFLSSEISEIGTNELKKLLTNKNPLISYILLEDENKIIQNSINKKIIEYLDKIKYFKKNYKSLSIQDLIYEIIEKFKITDYFNKEKEIKNISEFYLLSSKYNSLIDLLNDYKNNKISLSEEKEKQGIELITIHKSKGLQYKTVFFININGSQKNGFSKNEGFLFEMNSKYDDIDFSLFYKPKYRKIVEKCFPNVVERYNKKYEEEEINNLYVALTRAKNNMIIIDATIKIERKNAKEKIETSIETKELIGKFSETYVKNLSSLKAVEEKNEILDLENMVNIFKEKVKIEEKRIEINRSKFLLETEEKRMIGLLIHSFFENIKYAEESEIEYSKALCYKEYLSYFGEEKMNIIFSKENINKYLKTDTKIFSKDWDYIYSEYEVYDLENQKEYRIDRLMIREPRENEKGKVYIVDYKTGRINETQLITYRDVLLKKFPELKDYDIELKYIEFNL
- a CDS encoding PD-(D/E)XK nuclease family protein — encoded protein: MIKFNYMPYNEKENQLYSNIFNYDNSENLIVVENDFVQKFYFSYINSKKMIRTSSIISFDKFWDYIFISKRKNLKDIKKYFVFYSLLDDEIKKKYNISSYFDSMELANDFFEFFKYIEKKEELEKVVLSKWQEEKFSLFFNLKNKLDNFLDENNYILEDWLDRIENLNFDYLKKFKKIIFYDIVDFPHNFKSILKEIAKKNEIEFVFQIEKNDINEKELLLEKISLPNRNIKLNLISYTDDLDLQVQVLSSTTKTYFAVDKNKNHDYKIFDNSNKYILNDTKFYTIIESLLNLSLASKEENKNYLDIVLIRENIFKNSFMEFFGLDGEDIRVLNTILKDEYRYLSLELIETSQFTKFFEENMNLKLKLKTIFELLIKINTIKNILELNEFLCLNFFNTEENIQYFTEGKFETIYDKIYEILGLLSSNESVEFFKDFRKIFKDNLGKNIFSVFFNALNNITLYSNEEKKEDKPFLKDLYTLKMLSNDKFDSVPSIIYADNKTLPKVKANINLFTESQKKKLSIITREEEILIQKYRFFQNILNLEEMNIYSLKNEDENIDYSPFIYELINKYSYVEQEKINLNKFFKSIYLKNKRENIEKNIIKYSPYKKEKTDFVNNKLYIGAYDYIELEENETFFFLDKICGVKSSNEAELENGISARILGILVHKSMEEIFKDKWKDILNDRERLLIKDEDIKPYIKRNIKKEELKIERFLNAYVYDIILERLSKNIEKFFKCLYEELKDKKIIRVETEKSLKKNEEKVFYDVDGIDIILTGRADLIIETDRAKYIIDFKTGGVNEKQLEYYAIMFYESETLPVYSASYNFWIDEQPKNKDKNKTKSDETKDFDFSKYIQESIKEKADKFKEKLTEFIRGEYYTLPKKKALKKNAYDFKEYYNYKNLIPLEKIGDNNEK